A section of the Chiloscyllium plagiosum isolate BGI_BamShark_2017 chromosome 4, ASM401019v2, whole genome shotgun sequence genome encodes:
- the LOC122549538 gene encoding leucine-rich repeat-containing protein 30-like — MVQDPLEGMFSLFLVIFLKTHTHTQVVTFAARWGGESCSFESEMSSGRLKSSQTSSSPPLHSAKGTGEKFWKYRVEVDRGKKRLKLKGRELLSVPREIFDLGELQVLEMSPERESCLSYKIGGVPRALGRLSNLTVLRLDTNELREIPPEIGALHKLETLTLSNNRLSRLPAEAERLQRLRNLHLANNNFQELPLQVCQLRRLSFLDASDNKIETIPACIGNLERLETLLLCFNALQSLPDSICTLGRLCTLWLGKNQLRRLPSQFGQLANLEWGRSHCSSNFEDNPLESPPPEICRGGPEEISRYFAGVE, encoded by the coding sequence ATGGTTCAGGATCCTCTGGAGGGAATGTTTAGCTTGTTCCTtgttatctttttaaaaacacacacacacacacaagttgtTACATTTGCTGctaggtggggtggggagagctgCAGTTTTGAATCCGAGATGTCCTCAGGTCGATTAAAATCATCTCAGACCAGCAGCAGCCCACCCCTTCATTCCGCCAAGGGGACAGGGGAGAAGTTTTGGAAGTACAGGGTCGAGGTCGACCGCGGGAAGAAGAGGTTGAAACTAAAGGGCAGGGAGCTGCTGTCGGTGCCTCGGGAGATCTTCGACCTTGGGGagctgcaagtgctggagatgAGCCCGGAACGCGAGAGCTGCCTGAGTTACAAGATCGGCGGGGTCCCTCGGGCCCTCGGGCGCCTGAGCAACCTGACCGTGCTGAGGCTGGACACCAACGAGCTGCGGGAAATCCCGCCCGAGATCGGAGCCCTGCACAAGCTGGAAACGCTGACCCTCAGCAACAACCGCCTGAGCCGCCTCCCCGCCGAGGCCGAGAGGCTGCAGCGGCTGCGGAACCTGCATCTGGCCAACAACAACTTCCAGGAGCTCCCTCTGCAGGTCTGCCAGCTCCGGCGCTTGTCCTTTCTGGACGCCAGCGACAACAAGATCGAGACGATCCCCGCCTGCATCGGTAACCTTGAGCGCTTGGAGACCTTGCTGCTGTGCTTCAACGCGCTGCAGAGCCTGCCCGACTCCATCTGCACTCTCGGGCGCCTGTGCACCCTGTGGCTGGGTAAGAACCAGCTCAGGCGCTTGCCCAGCCAGTTCGGGCAGCTGGCGAACTTAGAATGGGGTCGAAGCCACTGCTCCTCAAACTTCGAGGACAATCCGCTGGAATCTCCCCCTCCTGAGATCTGCAGGGGTGGCCCTGAGGAGATCAGCCGCTATTTTGCTGGAGTGGAGTGA